A section of the Malus sylvestris chromosome 17, drMalSylv7.2, whole genome shotgun sequence genome encodes:
- the LOC126610355 gene encoding 40S ribosomal protein S9-2-like, translating into MVHVVHYRNYGKTFKKPRRPYEKERLDAELKLVGEYGLRAKRELWRVQYSLSRIRNAARELLTLDEKNPRRIFEGEALLRRMNRYGLLDESQNKLDYVLALTVENFLERRLQTLVFKTGMAKSIHHARVLIRQRHIRVGRQVVNIPSFMVRVDSQKHIDFSLTSPLGGGRPGRVKRRNQKAAAKKAAGGDGDEEEEE; encoded by the exons ATGGTGCACGTCGTCCATTACCGCAACT ATGGGAAGACTTTCAAGAAGCCGCGTCGTCCTTATGAGAAGGAACGTTTGGATGCTGAGCTGAAGCTTGTTGGAGAATATGGACTCCGTGCAAAGAGGGAACTGTGGAGGGTTCAGTATTCTCTGAGCCGTATCCGTAATGCTGCCAGGGAACTTCTTACCCTGGATGAGAAAAATCCTCGCCGTATCTTTGAGGGTGAGGCTCTTCTTCGCAGGATGAACAGGTATGGCCTTCTGGATGAGAGCCAGAACAAGCTCGATTATGTGTTGGCTTTGACTGTGGAGAACTTTTTGGAGCGTCGTCTTCAAACCCTTGTGTTCAAAACTGGTATGGCCAAGTCCATTCACCACGCCAGAGTTCTCATCAGGCAAAGGCACATCAG GGTCGGAAGGCAGGTGGTCAACATCCCATCTTTCATGGTGAGGGTGGACTCCCAGAAGCACATTGACTTCTCTCTCACTAGTCCCCTCGGAGGTGGGCGCCCTGGAAGGGTGAAGAGAAGGAACCAGAAGGCCGCTGCCAAGAAGGCTGCTGGTGGTGATGGCgacgaagaggaagaagaatga